The Lonsdalea populi genome window below encodes:
- a CDS encoding coniferyl aldehyde dehydrogenase translates to MSSSVTAASLSAIIANMKRAHVQDGPASSELRRDRIERAIQLLTRHHQELEAAVRADYGHRSSYQTTMADILGPVNALEYARENLAQWMQPDAQPAPGPGMHARVQYQPLGVVGIISPWNFPLNLAFCPLAGVLAAGNRALIKPSELTPRTAELLADLVARYFDPLEVTTVLGDADVGKAFSAQAFDHLIFTGSTSVGRHVMRAAAENLVPVTLELGGKSPVMVDTDADIQTTAERVMTVKTFNAGQICMSPDYVLLPESACDAFVKHARAFIAEAFPTLSENPDYTGIISDRHFQRLQQLLADAREKGATVIELSAEGEAGVALSQRKLSPTVVLNVTDDMLVMQEEIFGPILPLKTYTKPEEAVAYINAHPRPLAAYYFGQDPVRQREFSEHTTSGALVVNDVMTQATIESVPFGGVGASGMGAYHGIHGFRRFSHAKAVVEQSPSGEYNLRMRAPYGQKMAEIESILKP, encoded by the coding sequence ATGAGTTCTTCAGTTACCGCGGCCTCTTTGTCTGCCATCATCGCCAACATGAAACGTGCGCACGTGCAGGACGGCCCTGCCAGCAGTGAATTGCGCCGTGACCGCATTGAGCGCGCCATCCAGTTACTGACTCGCCATCATCAGGAATTGGAAGCGGCGGTTCGCGCCGACTACGGTCACCGAAGTTCTTATCAGACCACCATGGCGGATATTCTGGGGCCTGTGAACGCGCTGGAGTACGCTCGCGAAAATCTGGCGCAGTGGATGCAGCCTGACGCACAGCCTGCGCCGGGGCCGGGCATGCATGCGCGGGTGCAGTATCAGCCGCTTGGGGTCGTTGGTATTATCAGCCCGTGGAATTTCCCGCTGAATCTGGCGTTTTGTCCGCTGGCGGGCGTCCTCGCCGCCGGCAACCGCGCGTTGATCAAACCTTCCGAACTCACGCCGCGGACGGCCGAGCTGCTGGCGGATTTGGTGGCGCGCTATTTCGACCCGCTGGAAGTGACTACCGTGCTGGGCGATGCGGACGTCGGCAAGGCGTTTAGCGCTCAGGCGTTCGATCATCTGATTTTCACCGGCAGTACCAGCGTGGGCCGCCACGTCATGCGTGCGGCGGCGGAAAATCTCGTGCCGGTAACGCTGGAACTTGGCGGTAAATCACCGGTGATGGTGGATACCGATGCCGATATCCAGACGACCGCCGAGCGCGTGATGACGGTCAAGACGTTCAACGCCGGACAGATTTGCATGTCGCCGGACTACGTCCTGCTGCCTGAGTCTGCCTGCGATGCATTTGTCAAACATGCGCGCGCGTTTATCGCCGAAGCGTTCCCTACGTTGTCGGAGAACCCTGATTACACCGGCATCATCAGCGATCGTCACTTCCAGCGGTTGCAGCAGCTGCTGGCCGATGCTCGTGAAAAGGGCGCGACGGTTATTGAGCTTTCCGCTGAGGGGGAAGCGGGCGTCGCGCTGTCGCAGCGCAAGCTGTCGCCGACGGTGGTGCTGAACGTGACTGACGATATGTTGGTGATGCAGGAAGAAATTTTCGGGCCGATCCTGCCGTTGAAAACCTATACCAAACCGGAAGAAGCTGTTGCCTACATCAATGCGCATCCGCGTCCGCTGGCGGCCTATTACTTCGGTCAGGACCCGGTGCGTCAGCGTGAATTCAGCGAACACACGACCTCCGGCGCGTTGGTGGTGAACGACGTCATGACGCAGGCCACGATTGAAAGCGTGCCGTTCGGCGGCGTGGGCGCGTCCGGGATGGGGGCATACCACGGCATTCACGGTTTCCGACGCTTCAGTCATGCCAAAGCGGTAGTGGAGCAAAGCCCCAGCGGGGAATATAACCTGCGTATGCGTGCTCCCTATGGGCAGAAAATGGCGGAGATTGAATCTATTCTGAAACCTTAA
- a CDS encoding TetR/AcrR family transcriptional regulator, which yields MNKTKQTRQQILDTGRLLVLRQGFVGVGLKAILDTCQVPKGSFYHYFASKEQFGCELLADYVNEYHQRLDTLFSAEAGSGRERLMRYWTAWIDDPQLGGWAEHCLVVKLAAEVADLSEDMRLILCDGVSRLVARIAETVADGQADGSLRLTLSPEATTQTLYQLWLGAALLFKLEKDKTPLHQALTATELLLPPAGGLKDAE from the coding sequence ATGAACAAAACAAAACAGACGCGTCAGCAAATTCTCGATACCGGTCGCCTATTGGTGCTGCGGCAGGGGTTTGTGGGCGTCGGGCTCAAAGCGATTCTGGATACCTGTCAGGTGCCTAAGGGGTCGTTCTACCACTACTTTGCTTCTAAAGAGCAGTTCGGTTGCGAACTGCTGGCCGATTACGTCAACGAATATCATCAACGTTTGGATACGCTGTTTAGTGCGGAAGCGGGCAGTGGTCGCGAGCGGTTAATGCGTTACTGGACCGCGTGGATTGACGATCCCCAACTGGGCGGTTGGGCTGAACACTGTCTGGTAGTGAAACTGGCGGCGGAGGTTGCCGATCTCTCTGAAGATATGCGGCTGATATTGTGCGATGGCGTGTCACGTCTGGTGGCCCGTATCGCCGAGACGGTGGCCGATGGGCAAGCGGACGGTTCGTTACGGTTGACGCTGTCGCCGGAGGCCACTACGCAAACCTTGTATCAGCTGTGGCTGGGGGCTGCCCTATTGTTCAAGTTGGAAAAGGACAAAACGCCGTTGCACCAGGCATTGACCGCCACCGAGTTATTGCTTCCCCCCGCAGGGGGGCTTAAGGACGCCGAATAG
- a CDS encoding helix-turn-helix domain-containing protein: MRKLQQVISRAARRVTGRPASYPAKRASFVTISEKDLGLDTPEKLQHDVAANEPQQLAPQEHLQQHLRTTVDEFQKQLIERTLHNYHGNVSAAAHELGIAPGNLTHLAHRLGIVTQPEKSLLTGNSDR; encoded by the coding sequence GTGCGCAAGCTGCAACAGGTGATTAGCCGCGCCGCGCGGCGCGTGACGGGGAGGCCGGCGTCATATCCGGCCAAACGAGCGTCCTTCGTCACGATTAGCGAGAAAGACTTGGGGTTGGATACGCCTGAAAAGCTGCAGCATGACGTCGCGGCCAACGAACCGCAGCAGTTGGCCCCGCAAGAACATCTTCAGCAACATTTGCGCACGACGGTCGACGAATTCCAGAAGCAGCTCATCGAGCGTACTCTCCATAACTACCATGGCAATGTCTCGGCGGCGGCCCACGAGCTAGGTATCGCCCCAGGCAACTTGACGCATCTGGCGCACCGGTTAGGCATCGTGACTCAACCCGAAAAATCCCTTCTAACCGGCAATTCCGATCGCTAA
- a CDS encoding type 1 glutamine amidotransferase domain-containing protein → MNILMVLTSHDRLGNTGKKTGFWLEEFAAPYYVFKDAGAAITLVSPLGGQPPLDPVSDAPEAQTAATERFRQDADAQNALSHTRKLSEVNVTDFDAVFYPGGHGPLWDLAESADSISLLEAFDRAGKPQGLVCHAPGALRHVRAADGEPLIKGRKVTGFSNSEEAAVQLTEVVPFLIEDEFTQLGGRYEKGPDWQPHIVADGLLITGQNPASSEGVAQTLLKQLA, encoded by the coding sequence ATGAACATTCTGATGGTCTTAACGTCGCATGACCGCCTTGGCAATACCGGTAAGAAAACGGGTTTCTGGTTGGAAGAGTTTGCGGCCCCTTACTACGTATTTAAAGATGCGGGAGCAGCTATCACGTTGGTGTCGCCGCTGGGGGGACAGCCCCCGCTGGACCCGGTCAGCGATGCGCCGGAAGCACAGACTGCCGCGACCGAACGTTTCCGGCAGGATGCGGACGCCCAGAACGCACTGAGCCATACGAGGAAACTGTCTGAGGTCAACGTGACTGATTTTGACGCGGTATTCTATCCCGGCGGCCATGGTCCGTTGTGGGATCTGGCGGAAAGCGCCGATTCCATCTCGCTGCTCGAAGCCTTTGACCGTGCCGGGAAACCGCAGGGCTTGGTCTGCCATGCGCCTGGCGCGCTGCGTCATGTCCGCGCCGCCGATGGCGAACCGTTGATCAAAGGACGCAAAGTGACCGGTTTCTCGAATAGCGAAGAGGCCGCGGTGCAGTTGACGGAAGTGGTTCCGTTCCTGATCGAAGACGAATTTACGCAGTTGGGCGGGCGCTACGAAAAAGGCCCCGACTGGCAGCCCCATATTGTCGCCGACGGTCTTCTGATCACGGGCCAAAACCCGGCGAGTTCAGAAGGGGTCGCTCAGACTCTGCTCAAACAGCTGGCCTAA
- a CDS encoding ABC transporter permease produces MSQTPVMGWLAFPRRLALSGGLTIVGLWTLLAVFAPWVAPFDPIAQDPSASLLPPSLSHLFGTDNFGRDIFSRVIWGARVDLQICLLGVIFPFMSGTSIGALSGYVGGIVDTLLMRCIDIILAFPFLVLMLSIIAVLGPGLASFYIAMAMVGWVTYARLVRAQVLSLKHRDFMLAVRSLGFSHPRILFVHLLPNALTGSVVFAMSDCVLVLLNGAAISYLGLGVQPPTAEWGVMVAEGQSFITTAWWITTFPGLAIVLLAMGFSLLADGLGDLLGERP; encoded by the coding sequence ATGAGTCAGACACCTGTTATGGGGTGGCTGGCGTTTCCTCGCCGCCTGGCGTTGAGCGGCGGTCTGACGATAGTCGGGCTATGGACGCTGTTGGCCGTGTTCGCGCCGTGGGTCGCACCGTTCGATCCGATTGCGCAGGACCCCTCCGCCAGCTTGTTGCCGCCAAGCCTCAGCCATCTGTTCGGCACCGATAACTTCGGCCGCGACATTTTCTCCCGCGTCATCTGGGGCGCGCGCGTTGACCTGCAGATCTGCCTGCTGGGCGTTATCTTTCCCTTTATGAGCGGCACCTCGATTGGTGCGCTGTCCGGTTATGTCGGCGGCATCGTGGATACGCTGCTGATGCGTTGCATCGACATCATTCTGGCGTTTCCGTTTTTGGTGCTGATGCTGTCGATTATCGCGGTCTTAGGGCCGGGATTAGCCAGCTTTTATATCGCAATGGCGATGGTGGGCTGGGTAACCTACGCCCGTCTGGTGCGAGCACAGGTGCTGTCGTTGAAGCACCGGGATTTCATGCTGGCGGTGCGCAGTCTGGGTTTTAGCCACCCGCGTATTCTCTTCGTCCATCTGCTGCCCAACGCGCTGACCGGCTCTGTGGTGTTCGCCATGTCCGACTGTGTGCTGGTGCTGCTCAATGGCGCCGCGATCAGTTATTTGGGATTGGGCGTACAGCCGCCTACGGCGGAGTGGGGCGTGATGGTGGCCGAAGGGCAAAGTTTTATTACCACAGCCTGGTGGATTACCACGTTCCCGGGGCTGGCGATTGTGCTGCTGGCGATGGGCTTTAGCCTGCTGGCGGACGGGTTGGGCGATCTATTGGGAGAACGGCCGTGA
- a CDS encoding ABC transporter ATP-binding protein produces the protein MSPVESTAPLLAADNLQVSFPVGGFLFNKRSLHAVNGVSLHIQAGEVLGLVGESGSGKSTLGRALLQLEPTIGGRVYFDGEPITPGSKQEIARLRQQTAMIFQDPFSSLNPRQTIGNSIAEVLRVHHKVPKSAIQERVRELLILVGLNPEHGLRRPDALSGGQCQRAGIARALALEPRLIVADECVAALDVSIQGQIINLLMDLRDKMGLAILFIAHDLAIVRRLCDRVAVMYLGRIVESGPVEAVFTHPRHPYTAALITAIPEIDPDRPLPAHPLSGEPPSPLALPEGCAFHPRCPYALSRCQHGAPPETRHIVGHTFACVLDDKGEQAINPLNEGMFDEA, from the coding sequence GTGAGTCCGGTTGAATCTACGGCGCCGCTGCTGGCAGCGGACAATCTGCAGGTCAGTTTCCCGGTCGGCGGCTTTCTCTTTAATAAACGGAGTCTGCACGCGGTTAACGGCGTCAGCTTACACATTCAGGCCGGGGAAGTGCTCGGTTTGGTCGGCGAGTCCGGCAGCGGCAAAAGCACCTTGGGGCGAGCGCTGCTCCAGCTGGAGCCGACTATCGGCGGCCGCGTGTACTTTGACGGAGAGCCGATCACGCCGGGCAGCAAACAGGAAATCGCCCGATTGCGGCAGCAGACGGCGATGATCTTCCAAGATCCTTTCTCCTCCCTGAATCCGCGCCAGACCATTGGCAACAGCATCGCCGAGGTGCTGCGCGTGCATCACAAAGTGCCGAAATCCGCGATCCAGGAACGAGTAAGAGAGCTGTTAATTCTGGTGGGATTGAATCCTGAACACGGCCTGCGGCGGCCCGATGCGCTGAGCGGAGGACAGTGTCAGCGCGCCGGTATTGCCCGGGCGCTGGCATTGGAGCCTCGGCTGATCGTCGCCGACGAGTGCGTGGCGGCGCTGGACGTCTCTATTCAAGGGCAGATCATCAACCTGCTGATGGATCTACGGGATAAAATGGGCCTCGCCATTTTGTTCATCGCCCACGATTTAGCGATAGTGCGGCGCCTGTGCGACCGCGTCGCCGTGATGTATCTGGGACGCATTGTGGAGTCGGGTCCGGTCGAGGCGGTGTTTACCCACCCGCGCCATCCTTACACCGCAGCGCTGATTACCGCCATTCCGGAAATCGATCCCGACCGGCCGCTGCCCGCCCATCCGCTTTCGGGCGAACCGCCCAGCCCGCTGGCTTTGCCGGAAGGCTGCGCGTTTCACCCGCGGTGTCCTTATGCGTTGTCGCGCTGCCAACATGGCGCGCCGCCAGAGACCCGACACATTGTCGGTCATACCTTCGCCTGCGTGCTGGACGACAAGGGCGAACAAGCCATTAATCCGTTAAATGAGGGAATGTTTGATGAAGCGTAA
- a CDS encoding ABC transporter ATP-binding protein: protein MTLLALSHLTVVNQQGTALVDDVSLELREGEILGLVGESGSGKTVTCRAMMRLLPGEALRVVSGEINLNGRDILALSERALSAVRGREIGMIFQNPTSHLNPVMTVGAQIAESRRLHFGASRRQAKAHAVELLRQVGIPDPERRIHNYPHEFSGGMRQRAMIAVALASEPKILIADEPTTALDVTVQMQILRLLSDLRDRLGVAIILITHDLGVVAQTCDRIAVMYAGRLCELGGKREVLGDALHPYTQGLIDCQPVSAGGSGQMATINGQPPVAEHFPSGCRFHPRCGYATEICKAVRPDMYSEMQNHAHGAACHHPFATLNHEESL, encoded by the coding sequence GTGACGTTACTGGCGTTATCACATCTGACGGTCGTTAACCAGCAAGGAACTGCGCTGGTAGATGATGTCTCACTTGAGCTGCGCGAGGGCGAAATCCTCGGACTGGTGGGCGAGAGCGGTTCCGGCAAGACCGTGACCTGCCGCGCGATGATGCGGCTGCTCCCCGGAGAAGCGCTGCGCGTGGTCTCAGGCGAAATCAATCTTAACGGGCGCGATATCCTCGCGCTGTCGGAGCGGGCGCTTTCCGCCGTGCGCGGCCGGGAGATCGGCATGATTTTCCAGAATCCGACCAGTCATCTGAATCCGGTCATGACCGTCGGCGCGCAGATCGCCGAAAGCCGGCGTCTGCACTTCGGCGCCAGCCGCCGTCAGGCGAAAGCGCACGCGGTGGAGCTGCTGCGGCAGGTAGGGATTCCCGATCCCGAACGGCGGATCCACAACTATCCTCATGAATTCTCCGGCGGGATGCGTCAGCGGGCGATGATCGCCGTGGCGCTGGCGTCCGAGCCTAAAATCCTGATTGCCGACGAGCCGACGACGGCGTTGGACGTCACGGTGCAAATGCAAATTCTGCGGCTGCTGAGCGATCTGCGCGACCGGCTCGGCGTGGCGATTATCCTGATTACGCACGACCTGGGCGTGGTGGCGCAGACCTGTGACCGCATCGCGGTGATGTATGCCGGACGCCTGTGCGAGCTGGGCGGCAAACGCGAGGTGCTGGGCGATGCCCTGCATCCTTACACGCAGGGACTGATTGACTGCCAGCCGGTCAGCGCGGGCGGCAGCGGGCAGATGGCGACCATCAACGGTCAGCCGCCGGTGGCGGAACATTTCCCCAGCGGCTGTCGATTCCATCCCCGCTGTGGTTACGCTACGGAGATTTGCAAAGCGGTTCGACCCGATATGTACAGTGAAATGCAGAATCACGCGCACGGCGCCGCCTGCCACCACCCGTTCGCCACGCTGAACCACGAGGAGAGTCTATAG
- a CDS encoding EAL domain-containing protein: protein MKSINKMILAMVVAGIVGGILILLLLSQRVIAKNDQKKLQDYAAAIMNRSDDVVTESNTVLNEAYALKYSPCSEDDLFQLRYMVYKYRYIMDVGRIQNGELLCTAGRGVLPSPIALPETDVQKADGTQLWTAVKGLIDPRIQTDIASRKNVVVFMSPDAFRSFSYPLRGYGAILTSADDQHVFQTFGSKSVTPSRYESSWLAQYRQSYLCSKLYEICIHARLSASGVLQMPTYMISAISLLGAILGGSLTLVFFLLLDINRSISKQLRLAVSHKKLHVNYQPIIYLNDEKIIGVEALARWTDKHGQSVSPDVFIPIAEKQGIIGEITRHITRLSIAEMQSLLLNNPEFYLSINLDISDVLDTDYQAYLNEQVANFSVTPKQIILEITERSTANYTTLAKRLSEFRAQGYRIAIDDFGTGYSNFSYLSSLPFDAIKIDRMFTEAIGTDSVNARMVDLLFTMTAMLNTCVIVEGIETAAQAAYVKEHCTDAVGQGWHFGRPMSATRLKALLS, encoded by the coding sequence GTGAAATCAATAAATAAAATGATTCTAGCGATGGTTGTCGCTGGCATTGTGGGAGGAATATTGATTTTATTGCTCCTGAGTCAGCGGGTGATTGCAAAGAACGATCAAAAGAAATTGCAGGATTACGCCGCAGCCATCATGAATCGATCCGATGACGTCGTCACTGAATCCAATACCGTACTTAACGAAGCCTATGCATTGAAGTATTCCCCCTGCTCTGAAGACGATTTATTTCAGCTTCGCTACATGGTTTATAAGTATCGCTATATTATGGATGTCGGGCGGATACAAAACGGCGAGTTATTATGTACCGCCGGGCGTGGCGTACTGCCATCGCCGATTGCTCTGCCAGAAACAGACGTTCAAAAGGCGGACGGTACCCAGCTTTGGACCGCCGTGAAAGGCCTCATTGATCCCCGAATTCAAACCGACATCGCCAGCCGAAAAAACGTGGTGGTGTTTATGTCGCCCGATGCCTTCCGCAGTTTTTCTTATCCGCTACGCGGCTACGGCGCGATATTGACGTCAGCGGACGACCAACACGTTTTCCAGACTTTCGGCAGCAAAAGCGTGACGCCGTCTCGCTATGAAAGCTCCTGGCTCGCCCAATATCGCCAGTCCTACCTGTGTAGTAAACTGTATGAAATCTGTATTCATGCACGGCTAAGCGCCTCCGGCGTTCTACAGATGCCTACCTATATGATTTCCGCTATCTCATTGTTGGGCGCTATATTAGGCGGCTCGCTGACGCTGGTTTTTTTTCTGCTGCTCGATATTAATCGCTCCATCTCGAAACAGCTGCGTCTGGCCGTCAGCCATAAAAAGCTTCACGTGAATTACCAACCGATCATTTATCTTAATGATGAGAAAATCATCGGCGTGGAAGCTCTGGCTCGCTGGACGGATAAACACGGTCAGAGCGTGTCTCCTGATGTATTTATCCCTATTGCGGAAAAACAGGGAATAATTGGCGAGATTACGCGCCATATTACCCGCCTATCGATCGCAGAGATGCAAAGTCTGCTGTTAAATAATCCGGAGTTTTACCTCAGCATCAATCTGGATATCTCCGACGTATTGGATACCGATTATCAGGCGTACCTGAATGAACAGGTGGCGAATTTCAGCGTGACGCCGAAACAAATTATACTTGAGATAACGGAGCGTTCGACGGCCAATTATACGACGTTGGCGAAACGATTATCCGAGTTTCGCGCGCAGGGATATCGTATTGCCATTGACGATTTCGGCACGGGTTACTCCAACTTTTCATATCTTTCCAGCCTGCCGTTTGATGCTATCAAGATTGACCGAATGTTTACCGAAGCCATTGGCACCGATTCCGTTAACGCCCGCATGGTCGATTTGCTGTTCACGATGACGGCCATGCTGAATACCTGTGTCATCGTTGAAGGGATCGAAACGGCTGCACAGGCCGCCTACGTAAAAGAACATTGCACCGACGCCGTGGGACAAGGTTGGCACTTTGGCCGGCCAATGAGCGCGACACGCCTGAAAGCGTTGCTGTCATAA
- the gpmA gene encoding 2,3-diphosphoglycerate-dependent phosphoglycerate mutase codes for MAVFKLVLLRHGESEWNDQNRFTGWVDVPLTDKGREEARLAAQLLRQEGFTFDAACTSVLKRTLHSLHIALDELGLQWLPVEKSWRLNERHYGALQGLNKAETAERLGKALVHQWRKSYDVPPPPLTSIHDRFSGYDSRYTHLAPGEFPLGESLRMTGDRVMHYWQTSLAPRIRSGERLLVIAHRNSIRALVKQLNHLSDREIMCAQIPTGIPLVYEFDEKMTVQRSCFLGTDIALIER; via the coding sequence ATGGCTGTGTTTAAGTTGGTGCTGTTGCGGCACGGTGAAAGCGAGTGGAACGATCAAAATCGATTCACCGGGTGGGTCGATGTGCCGCTGACCGACAAGGGGCGAGAAGAGGCGCGGCTGGCGGCGCAGTTGCTCAGACAGGAAGGTTTTACGTTTGATGCGGCCTGTACTTCGGTGCTGAAGCGGACGTTGCATTCGCTGCACATTGCGCTTGATGAGCTGGGTCTGCAGTGGCTGCCGGTGGAGAAAAGCTGGCGTCTGAACGAGCGCCACTACGGCGCGCTGCAAGGACTGAACAAGGCGGAAACGGCCGAACGACTCGGAAAAGCCTTGGTACACCAGTGGCGAAAAAGTTATGACGTTCCGCCGCCGCCGCTCACGTCGATCCACGATCGCTTTTCCGGCTACGATTCCCGCTATACGCATCTGGCTCCGGGCGAGTTTCCGCTGGGGGAGAGCCTGCGTATGACCGGCGATCGGGTGATGCATTATTGGCAGACTTCGCTGGCTCCGCGGATCCGCTCGGGCGAACGCCTGCTGGTGATCGCTCATCGCAATTCGATTCGGGCGCTGGTCAAGCAGTTGAATCACCTCTCGGACCGGGAGATCATGTGCGCGCAGATCCCCACTGGTATTCCGCTGGTTTACGAATTTGATGAAAAAATGACGGTGCAGCGTTCCTGCTTTCTCGGCACTGATATCGCCCTGATCGAGCGGTAA
- a CDS encoding ABC transporter substrate-binding protein, whose protein sequence is MKRKYLKVAAAGLLLAACMASEMAQAAGVLTIGRREDSTGFDPIRTTQNEDNWVFSNVLDRLIWVDKTGTKLEPALAESWTISPDGKVYTLKIRDTVFSDGTPVTASDAAFSLLRLRDNENSLWRDPFMVMDKVEAPDPRTLVITLKAPSVPFLSQLALPNASIISEKAMKAMGEEAFAEKPVGSGAFSVKEWLRGDRVVLVKNPHYWRADKVSLDGVEWQTIPDDNTRMLKVQAGELDAAINVPFSRIVSLQKDPNLAIHLDPSTREDHLLINHEHGLLSKVEVRQALDYAIDKDAIVKTVTFGYGQVANSYIPAGAVYHYANNLKRPYDVEKAKKMLAEAGASNLKLNYVVNAGDEVDEQIAILLQQQLAKAGVTVTLQKVDPSQSWGMLVSGDYDISVMYWTNDVLDPDQKTTFVLGHDANMNYMTRYHNEKVKALVAAARLEVDPKKREQMYIDLQKMAKADVNWIDLYYSPYRNVSRKNIKGFYQNPLGRFFLEDTVKE, encoded by the coding sequence ATGAAGCGTAAATACTTAAAGGTTGCGGCCGCCGGGCTTTTGCTGGCGGCTTGTATGGCAAGTGAGATGGCGCAAGCGGCAGGCGTGCTGACGATTGGACGACGCGAGGACAGCACCGGTTTCGACCCGATTAGAACCACGCAGAATGAAGACAACTGGGTGTTTTCCAACGTGCTTGACCGCCTGATCTGGGTGGACAAGACCGGCACCAAACTGGAGCCCGCGCTGGCTGAAAGCTGGACGATCTCTCCGGACGGCAAAGTTTACACGCTGAAAATCCGCGACACGGTATTCTCCGATGGTACGCCGGTGACGGCCAGCGACGCCGCATTTAGCCTGCTGCGCCTGCGCGACAATGAAAACTCGCTGTGGCGCGACCCGTTCATGGTGATGGATAAAGTGGAAGCACCGGATCCGCGTACGCTGGTCATTACCCTGAAAGCGCCGTCCGTTCCTTTCCTGTCTCAGCTGGCTTTACCGAATGCGTCCATCATCTCTGAAAAAGCGATGAAAGCGATGGGCGAAGAAGCGTTTGCGGAAAAACCGGTCGGCTCCGGCGCATTCAGCGTGAAAGAGTGGCTGCGCGGCGACCGTGTGGTGCTGGTCAAAAACCCGCATTACTGGCGTGCGGACAAGGTTTCTCTGGATGGCGTCGAGTGGCAGACCATTCCGGACGACAACACGCGTATGCTGAAAGTGCAGGCGGGCGAACTGGATGCGGCGATCAACGTTCCGTTCTCGCGTATCGTCTCCCTGCAAAAAGATCCGAATCTGGCCATCCATCTGGACCCGTCAACCCGTGAAGATCATCTGCTGATCAACCACGAACACGGCCTGCTGTCGAAAGTGGAAGTGCGTCAGGCGCTGGACTACGCAATCGACAAAGATGCCATCGTGAAAACCGTGACCTTCGGCTATGGCCAGGTGGCGAACTCCTACATCCCGGCCGGCGCGGTTTACCACTATGCCAACAACCTGAAGCGTCCTTATGACGTGGAAAAAGCCAAGAAAATGCTGGCAGAGGCGGGCGCTTCTAATCTGAAGCTGAACTACGTAGTGAATGCGGGCGATGAAGTGGACGAACAAATCGCCATCTTGTTGCAGCAGCAGTTGGCTAAAGCCGGTGTGACCGTCACGTTGCAGAAGGTGGATCCGAGCCAGAGCTGGGGCATGCTGGTATCCGGCGACTATGATATTTCCGTCATGTACTGGACCAATGATGTGCTCGACCCGGATCAAAAAACCACTTTCGTGCTGGGTCACGACGCGAACATGAACTACATGACCCGTTACCACAACGAGAAAGTAAAAGCGCTGGTCGCCGCGGCACGTTTGGAAGTGGATCCTAAAAAGCGTGAGCAGATGTATATCGACCTGCAGAAAATGGCGAAAGCCGACGTGAACTGGATCGATCTGTACTACAGCCCGTACCGCAACGTCAGCCGTAAAAACATCAAGGGCTTCTATCAGAACCCGTTGGGCCGCTTCTTCCTTGAAGATACGGTCAAAGAGTAA
- the lpxL gene encoding LpxL/LpxP family Kdo(2)-lipid IV(A) lauroyl/palmitoleoyl acyltransferase, translated as MRYAHPRHWPLWFGLAVLYLLVQLPYPILVRLGGWLGRRSMHFMKRRVGIARRNLELCFPEMDEHQKQAKLTEHFSSLGIALLETGMAWFWPDKRIKHWIDIVGLEHLHNTQDQQNGVMVIGVHFMTLELHFRILGHCKPMVVMYRPHNSPILERVQKWGRSRSGNVLVNRKNLISMVHTLKRGGTVWFAPDQDNGPKGSVFVPFFGVEKAATSNGTFTIARLAQPRLVTAVVIRKPAGQGYQLMISPALEHYPYDDSLAAAAYINRAIESEIMKAPGQYLWLHRRFKTRPAGEPSLYH; from the coding sequence ATGCGTTATGCGCATCCCAGACACTGGCCTCTGTGGTTCGGTCTGGCGGTGTTGTATCTGTTGGTTCAATTGCCTTATCCCATTCTGGTGCGTCTTGGCGGCTGGTTGGGACGGCGTTCTATGCATTTTATGAAGCGACGGGTCGGTATTGCCCGGCGTAATCTTGAGCTGTGTTTTCCAGAGATGGACGAGCACCAGAAACAGGCCAAACTGACCGAGCATTTTTCGTCGCTCGGCATTGCGCTGCTGGAAACGGGGATGGCCTGGTTTTGGCCCGATAAGCGCATAAAACATTGGATTGATATCGTCGGGTTGGAGCACCTGCACAATACGCAGGATCAGCAGAACGGCGTCATGGTGATCGGCGTGCATTTCATGACGCTGGAGTTGCATTTTCGTATTCTCGGCCACTGTAAACCGATGGTGGTTATGTATCGTCCGCACAATAGCCCAATTCTGGAGCGGGTGCAGAAGTGGGGACGGTCCCGGTCGGGTAACGTGCTGGTAAACCGCAAAAATCTGATCAGCATGGTGCACACGCTTAAACGCGGCGGCACGGTATGGTTCGCGCCCGATCAAGACAACGGGCCTAAAGGCAGCGTGTTCGTTCCCTTTTTTGGCGTAGAGAAGGCGGCGACCTCGAACGGCACCTTCACCATTGCTCGTCTGGCCCAACCCAGGCTGGTGACGGCTGTTGTCATCCGTAAACCGGCGGGACAGGGATATCAGCTGATGATTTCGCCGGCGCTCGAGCACTATCCTTATGACGATAGTCTGGCCGCCGCGGCCTACATAAATCGGGCTATTGAAAGTGAAATCATGAAGGCGCCGGGCCAATATCTTTGGCTGCATCGCCGCTTCAAAACTCGCCCGGCGGGCGAGCCCTCGCTGTATCACTAA